One Hordeum vulgare subsp. vulgare chromosome 4H, MorexV3_pseudomolecules_assembly, whole genome shotgun sequence DNA window includes the following coding sequences:
- the LOC123449255 gene encoding uncharacterized protein LOC123449255, giving the protein MESVDSHSPRRHAQHQQNAREPKDHKSTSKRQSHSTEIPCSLVQEVQHLEKRLNDQFAMRRALEKALGHKPCAIHLSRDCYLPKPTEKLIKEIAVLELEVICLEQHLLTLYRQAFDQQLCSTISAYDMERRNKQSARSFSGTLSETSAHDFSTPKKHQLVQSSRMVQARRSTTAALHCEPGIPQHNDSKTAIGRSHSSLLPRSICSARVSPSANNLARALKPCHTSPLTFVEEGKCMDSSIVSLADILGTRIADHVPQTPNKISEDMIKCIAGIYMRLRDVSAVQYAFFPSPCSSFSSASGISSKFTGDIWSPRCRKESFIEAWQDSSFSSGDLGQQCDSVIEVSALCKGAQRSSDVKDMLCKYKSLVQLLETVDLGGMKNEEKLAFWINVHNAMMMHAHIEYGIPQSNSKRMLLTKVSYIISGQRVNAELIEYQILCCRVHSSGQWFRLLLYPRWKPRDKDDLQGFAVDRPEPLVHFALSSGSHSDPVVRLYSPRRLLQQLEAAKEEFIRGNVGVRGSGRSRVILPKVLESYARDAGLAAQELLRVVESCLPEGLRAAVRQQGRPRGGGGVEWRPHNMAFRYALARELVGSPAGVQQAVAPSVA; this is encoded by the exons ATGGAGAGCGTAGATTCGCACTCCCCGAGGCGCCATGCTCAGCATCAACAG aatgctaGGGAACCCAAGGATCATAAGAGCACCAGTAAAAGGCAGTCACACAGCACTGAGATTCCATGCTCTTTGGTACAGGAG GTCCAGCACCTCGAGAAGCGACTAAATGATCAGTTTGCCATGCGGCGTGCTCTAGAGAAAGCATTAGGTCACAAGCCCTGTGCTATCCATTTATCAAGAGACTGCTACCTTCCAAAG CCTACTGAGAAGCTAATAAAGGAGATTGCGGTACTGGAGCTAGAAGTCATATGCTTGGAGCAGCATCTCCTGACACTCTACCGGCAGGCCTTTGACCAACAATTATGCAGCACCATTTCTGCTTATGACATGGAGAGAAGAAACAAGCAATCAGCAAGGTCGTTTTCAGGCACACTCTCTGAAACTTCGGCTCACGATTTCTCAACCCCAAAGAAGCACCAATTGGTGCAGTCCAGCCGCATGGTTCAGGCACGCAGGTCGACAACGGCAGCCCTTCATTGTGAGCCCGGCATTCCACAGCACAACGACAGCAAGACCGCTATCGGGCGCAGCCATTCCTCGCTCCTGCCGCGTTCCATCTGCTCAGCTAGAGTATCCCCTTCAGCGAACAATCTCGCTAGAGCTCTTAAACCATGTCATACTTCGCCTCTAACGTTCGTTGAG GAGGGCAAGTGCATGGATTCCAGCATTGTTAGCTTAGCAGATATCCTGGGTACCAGGATTGCAGATCATGTTCCTCAAACACCTAACAAGATATCCGAGGACATGATCAAATGCATTGCTGGCATATACATGAGGCTCAGAGATGTTAGTGCGGTGCAATACGCCTTCTTCCCCTCACCGTGCTCGTCCTTTTCTTCGGCAAGCGGGATCTCTTCCAAATTTACTGGTGATATATGGAGCCCCAGATGCAGGAAAGAGAGCTTTATCGAGGCATGGCAGGACAGTTCATTCAGTTCAGGTGATTTGGGCCAGCAATGTGATTCTGTAATCGAGGTGTCTGCTCTCTGCAAGGGGGCTCAGAGGTCTTCTGATGTGAAAGACATGCTGTGTAAATACAA ATCACTTGTTCAGCTGCTAGAAACTGTCGATCTCGGTGGAATGAAGAACGAAGAAAAGCTGGCTttctggatcaatgtgcacaatgCCATGATGATGCAT GCTCATATTGAATACGGGATCCCGCAGAGTAACAGCAAGAGAATGCTGCTGACCAAG GTATCGTACATCATCAGTGGGCAGAGGGTAAACGCGGAGTTGATAGAGTACCAGATCTTGTGCTGCCGAGTACACTCTTCCGGACAG TGGTTCAGGCTGCTCCTGTACCCCAGATGGAAGCCCAGAGACAAGGATGATCTGCAGGGGTTCGCCGTCGACCGGCCCGAGCCTCTGGTGCACTTCGCGCTGTCATCCGGAAGCCACTCGGATCCAGTG GTGCGGCTGTACAGCCCGAGGCGGTTGCTCCAGCAGctggaggcggccaaggaggagTTCATCCGCGGCAACGTGGGCGTGCGCGGGTCGGGGCGCAGCAGGGTGATCCTCCCCAAGGTGCTGGAGTCGTACGCGAGGGACGCCGGGCTGGCGGCGCAGGAGCTGCTGCGCGTGGTGGAGTCGTGCCTCCCGGAGGGCCTCCGGGCGGCGGTGCGGCAGCAGGGGAGgccgcgcggcggcggcggcgtggagtGGAGGCCGCACAACATGGCCTTCAGGTACGCGCTGGCGCGGGAGCTGGTCGGGTCCCCGGCCGGCGTGCAGCAGGCGGTGGCGCCCTCGGttgcatga